Proteins co-encoded in one Astyanax mexicanus isolate ESR-SI-001 chromosome 1, AstMex3_surface, whole genome shotgun sequence genomic window:
- the pou2af2 gene encoding uncharacterized protein C11orf53 homolog: MMETAEYSKRVYQGVRVKHTVKDLLAEKRQRQTTTPRFNAAASSSQPAFVQMPGPHMLPGYYSMRRSFLPDSELCHPMKQYSTDSYASALGGKSFPYDHSSSYPSFIDSYYQPESFGDYRGATAYTAGGGSLFPPSSLSTLLPSLSGETPSHLLLRDPWDQSSEDHVSQPEVLCPEASAPVADSPSLGGQDSGSSSPYRLSSSRSSISIPSSSQPYTLQTLEDVHYPAASYSSASSYSCPPYMTVPGDLSVVKMPPVSSEEAGSSVVSLSDTTGPGWAKDDGSGSWMSYEARRAF; the protein is encoded by the exons CAGAGTATTCAAAGCGTGTGTACCAAGGCGTCAGAGTCAAGCACACAGTCAAAGACCTGCTGGCAGAGAAACGACAAAGACAAACCACTACACCAAGATTCAAT GCAGCAGCCAGCTCCTCCCAGCCAGCCTTTGTACAAATGCCAG GGCCTCACATGCTTCCTGGATACTACAGCATGCGAAGGTCCTTTCTCCCAGATTCCGAGCTCTGCCATCCCATGAAGCAGTACTCTACAGACTCCTACGCATCTGCTTTGGGGGGCAAGAGCTTCCCTTATGACCACTCCTCCAGCTACCCTTCTTTTATTGACAGCTACTACCAGCCTGAATCGTTTGGAGACTACAGAGGTGCAACCGCTTATACAGCTGGTGGAGGCTCGCTGTTTCCACCCTCTTCACTGTCCACACTGCTGCCATCTCTGTCTGGAGAGACACCTTCACATCTGCTCCTG AGAGATCCATGGGACCAGTCTTCAGAAGACCATGTCAGTCAGCCGGAGGTGCTGTGCCCTGAGGCCTCTGCCCCGGTGGCAGATTCCCCATCCCTGGGCGGCCAAGACTCGGGAAGCTCCTCTCCGTATCGCCTGTCCTCAAGCCGCAGCAGCATATCCATCCCCTCCAGCTCCCAGCCCTACACCCTGCAGACGCTGGAGGATGTTCACTACCCGGCAGCGTCCTACAGCTCCGCCTCCAGCTACTCCTGCCCGCCTTACATGACTGTTCCAGGGGATCTGTCTGTGGTCAAGATGCCACCTGTGTCTTCAGAGGAGGCTGGTAGCAGTGTGGTGTCCCTGAGTGACACTACAGGTCCAGGGTGGGCCAAGGATGATGGGTCTGGCTCGTGGATGTCGTACGAGGCAAGGAGGGCTTTTTAA